In Flavobacterium luteolum, the DNA window TTTTTGGGATGTTTTTTTTTGAATTAAGTATTAAAGATAATCATCAGCATTACAAAACCTCCCAAGCAAAGAACTCCAATCATATGATTGCGATTACTATTATCATCTTTTTTCTGATTGCTTCCGCTTGGTGACCAGAAACTTGAAAATGTTCTGAAATCATTATCGTTTGAAAGAGTCCATAAATTGTAACCAAGAAATCTTGCTGAAGCTCCTAAAAACTCCAGAATAATTCGCCCTAATACTATTTGCTCAAGATCCATTTTAAGCGATCTAGTTAATTATTAATCATCGGATTCAAATTTTTATCTTTATTACGCAAATCCAAACCGCCTTCGTAAACCGATTTTAGATTGGTCAAATAAAAATGCCAGCCGTTGGAACAGCCTAGCCTGATGAATTTTTTCGAATTATCGTCTGTCGGAATGTTATGATGACGAAGTTCTACAATCGTGTAACCATTTTCTTCACTCAATTTTATATCTACAAGACATGTTCCTTCAAACGTAAACTGCAATTGGTCTTTTCCGTTGGCCGAAGTGATTTTTCCTTTCATGGCATCATCATACAAATACCAAAGCCATTCATAAGCATTGCCTCCCGAAACATTTTGGTCTTTGCTGATAGGCTCCAGATTCGCATCAAAAAAAGATACTTTTTCTAGAAACCATTTTTCCAGTTCGTTCGCAATTGTCCAAGCATTGTACATGTCGCTGAGTGGCGCTTTAATGGCTATTTTTTTGGTAAAAGAAGTCCAGTCGAAGTTTTCCATGGTTTGTTTTTTCTAATTTTTTTAAATTATCTCAGCTCGCCAAAACCTGTTTTTTAGAATCGTTTGTTAATGCAATTACCAATGCAATTCCGCAGAAAAGTAAAGCAATAATGGCGCGTACAATTTC includes these proteins:
- a CDS encoding SRPBCC family protein → MENFDWTSFTKKIAIKAPLSDMYNAWTIANELEKWFLEKVSFFDANLEPISKDQNVSGGNAYEWLWYLYDDAMKGKITSANGKDQLQFTFEGTCLVDIKLSEENGYTIVELRHHNIPTDDNSKKFIRLGCSNGWHFYLTNLKSVYEGGLDLRNKDKNLNPMINN